One genomic region from Rosa rugosa chromosome 1, drRosRugo1.1, whole genome shotgun sequence encodes:
- the LOC133725246 gene encoding (R,S)-reticuline 7-O-methyltransferase-like: MEAVTELDEATLRGQADVWKYMLGFADSMALKSVVELRIPDIIHSHGHALTLSEIASSIDFASPSPDITCLSRIMRLLVRRNIFTAHHGGGDSGETLYGLTPSSRWLLYDSELTLAPMVLSETNPILMAPMHYFSQCVEQGATCAFEKAHGRDIVQFFSENLEINRLFNDAMACTSKIIMKVILAKYKGGFDDVAKLVDVGGGTGTAVAEIVKAYPSIKGINFDLPYVVATAPAYHGVSHVGGDMFDEGNIPNADAIFMKWVLHDWSDSDCIKILKNCRKAIPERSGKVIIVDVVLEPNGDGMFDDTGVVFDLLMIAHTTGGKERSESEWKKMLEQAGFPRYKIIKIPTLPSIIEAYPV; the protein is encoded by the exons ATGGAAGCAGTTACAGAATTGGATGAAGCAACTCTAAGAGGCCAAGCAGATGTATGGAAGTACATGCTCGGCTTTGCAGATTCCATGGCTTTGAAATCTGTTGTGGAGCTCCGCATACCAGATATCATACACTCTCATGGTCATGCATTGACTTTGTCTGAAATAGCCTCATCCATCGATTTTGCATCACCCTCTCCagacatcacatgcctctctcGGATCATGCGGTTGCTGGTCCGCAGAAACATCTTCACCGCACATCATGGCGGTGGAGATTCCGGAGAAACCCTTTACGGGTTGACTCCTTCGTCTAGATGGCTCTTGTATGACTCGGAGCTCACTCTCGCTCCGATGGTTCTCTCGGAGACAAATCCTATTCTAATGGCTCCAATGCACTATTTCAGCCAATGCGTCGAGCAAGGTGCCACATGTGCCTTTGAGAAAGCGCATGGGCGCGACATTGTGCAATTCTTCTCCGAAAACCTTGAGATCAACCGATTGTTCAACGATGCCATGGCGTGTACCTCTAAGATTATAATGAAAGTGATACTTGCCAAATATAAGGGTGGGTTTGATGACGTGGCAAAACTGGTGGATGTTGGTGGTGGGACAGGAACCGCGGTGGCGGAGATTGTGAAGGCGTATCCCAGCATTAAGGGGATCAACTTTGATCTACCATATGTGGTTGCAACAGCGCCGGCGTACCATGGCGTGTCACATGTCGGAGGTGACATGTTTGATGAGGGCAATATTCCAAATGCTGATGCAATTTTCATGAAG TGGGTTTTGCACGACTGGAGCGACAGCGATTGCATCAAGATATTGAAGAACTGTCGGAAGGCAATACCGGAGAGAAGTGGCAAGGTGATTATAGTGGACGTTGTTCTGGAGCCAAATGGTGATGGCATGTTCGACGACACAGGCGTAGTTTTTGATCTGCTAATGATTGCTCATACCACAGGTGGAAAGGAGAGGAGCGAGAGTGAATGGAAGAAAATGTTGGAACAAGCAGGCTTCCCTCGCTacaaaatcatcaaaattcCAACTTTACCGTCCATTATCGAGGCCTACCCTGTGTGA
- the LOC133739886 gene encoding cytochrome c-type biogenesis CcmH-like mitochondrial protein → MESEEDPVKKTQVVDARARNISHNVRCTECGSQSIEDSQADIAILLRKLIRDEIHAGKSDKEIYKKLEEDFGETVLYAPKFDLQTAGLWLSPLVVAGAAAGIWAYKKHRQRTNVHVMALNLIRGVPLTPNEKQTMLDLLTPPPSRGNIPSSWWRRWREQ, encoded by the exons ATGGAAAGCGAAGAGGACCCTGTGAAGAAGACTCAAGTGGTGGATGCCCGGGCTAGAAATATCAGTCATAATGTTAGGTGCACTGAGTGTGGGAGTCAGTCCATTGAGGATTCACAAGCTGATATCGCCATTCTTCTTAGAAAG TTAATTCGTGACGAGATTCATGCTGGGAAGAGTGACAAGGAGATCTACAAGAAGCTTGAGGAGGATTTTGGGGAGACGGTCCTTTACGCCCCAAAATTTGATCTGCAGACTGCAGGCTTATGGCTATCACCG CTTGTGGTTGCCGGTGCTGCTGCAGGTATTTGGGCTTATAAGAAGCACAGACAAAGGACTAATGTCCACGTCATGGCTTTGAACCTTATTAGAGGTGTTCCACTGACCCCAAATGAGAAGCAAACCATGTTAGACCTCCTCACACCGCCACCTTCACGAGGAAATATACCTTCGTCTTGGTGGAGGAGGTGGAGAGAACAATGA